A stretch of DNA from Methanobrevibacter wolinii SH:
ATTTTCTTGACTTTAAATTTAAAGTCTTAAATTTTATATTTTAAATATCTTTTAATAAAATAAGGATATTTATTATTTTAATTAAATAAAATTAGTTTACTTGAATGTTTAAGTATTTTTAGTAGATAAAAATACATGGTAAGAATTGAAATTTTAATATTATAAAAAATAGTATTGTAAAAAGTTTTAATTTAAAAATTTATATTTATTTAATTTATTTAAAATTATTTTAAATTCCTTTTTTCACATTTATTATAACCTGATGGTTATTTTTTTACTTATTATGTTTATATTTAAACAATATTTTAATTGTTGATATTGATTGAGTATTAAGGTTTTAATTACTTTATTTGATTGATTTGATTGTTGGTTGATGTGTTAGATTTTTAATTACTTGTATTTAATCAATATTTATTTATACGGTGTGTATAAAATGATTTATGTAGAGAATAAAGATTTAGTTATTCCTGGAGAAGTTTTAGCAGAAGATGACTTTTATTCAGGAAGAGGAACTTTCAGAGAAGATGGTAAAATTTGTTCTTCTTTAATGGGTTTAGTTTCTTTAAGGAATAGGAAAGTTAGTGTTATTCCTTTAAAAAGTAAATATGTTCCAAAAAGAGGGGATGTTGTAATTGGTAAAATTACTGATGTTAAATTTTCTATGTGGAATGTAGATATTAATTCTCCTTATTCTGGTATTTTACCTGCATCTGAAGTTTTTGGAAGAGATAAAAAAAATTTAAATAGAGTTTTCAATGTTGGAGACGTTCTTTTTTTAAGAGTTATTGATGTAGATGAAGTTAAAAAAGCTAAATTAGGACTTAAAGGTCGTGGAATGGGTAAATTTAAAGGAGGTATAATTGTAAGTATTGCTCCAACTAAAGTACCTCGTTTAATTGGTAAAAAAGGTTCCATGATTAATATGATTAAAGATAAAACTGGATGTAAAATCGTTGTTGGTCAAAATGGTCTTGTTTGGGTTAAAGGAGAAAAAGACATGGAGCAAATAACTAAAAATGTTATTAAAATGATTGAAAGAGAAGCTCATACATCTGGTTTAACTAATAGAATCCGTGATAAATTATATCTAGATATTGATGGTGAAATTCCTGAAGGTTTAGATGATGGAGAATATAATTTTGAATCTGATGATGTTTCATCTTCTAAAGATTTAAATATTGATTCAAGTAATCATAGAAGAAATTCATTTAGAAATAATAATAGACATAAAAGATTTAATAATAAACGTTTTAATAAGAAAAATTCTTATAATAAGAAATATGAATTAGAAAAACCTAGACTTCAAAACTTCAAAGAAGAACTTGAACAAGAAGAATTAGAAGCTAAAATGAATGAAAATAAGAAAAGAAATAATGATTTTATTGATAATTTGGAGAGTATTGAAAAAAGTAAATCTAAAAAAAATTTCAATAGAAAAAAATGTGGTTTTTCTATATTAAAGAATGATTTTTAATTGTTGTATTCATTTTAGAATTATGTTTAAAGATGTGTTTTAATTTTGTGAAATAGGTGATTTTTATTAGTGAAGATAAAAAATTAAGGGCTGATGGTAGAGCATATAATGAACTTCGTCCTATTAAAATTGAAGTTGGAGTGTTAGAGAGAGCTGATGGTTCTGCATATGTTGAAGTTGGTGGAAATAAAATTTTAGCATCAGTTTATGGTCCAAAAGAAACTTATATGAAAAGATTTTTACGTCCAGATTCTGGTGTAATTAAAGTAAGATATAATATGGCACCATTTTCTGTAGATAGTAGAAAAAGACCAGGACCTGATAGAAGATCTAATGAAATTTCAAAAATTACTGCAGATGCATTACGTCCTGCATTATTACTTGAAAGTTTCCCAAGATCTATGGTAGAAGTTTATATTGAAGTTATTGCAGCAGAAGGTGGAACTCGTTGTGCAGGTGTAACTGCAGCAGCTGTTGCACTTGCAGATGCTGGTGTCCCAATGAAAGATATTGTTGCTGGTTGTGCAGCAGGTAAAATGGATGATCAAATTGTACTTGATTTATCTGAAGTAGAAGATAAAGAAGGTCAAGCTGATGTTCCTGTTGTAATTATGCCTAGAACTGGAGAAATTACTTTATTACAAACTGATGGTAATTTAACTGATGAAGAATTTGAAGAAGCAATTAATTTAGCAATTGAAGGTTGTATGGAAGTTAGTAAAGTTCAGAAAGAAGCTCTTAAAAACCATTATGTTAAAAATTTAGAGGGATAATATGTATGTAACACCAGAAATTACAAAGGATAATATTGTAAGTCTTATTAATGATGATAAAAGGGAAGATGGAAGAGCTCTTGATGAATATAGAGATATTGAAATAGAAACTGATATTATACCTAAGGCTGAAGGTTCCGCAATTTGTAAATTAGGTAGAACTAAAGTTATTGCAGGTATTAAACCTAGTTTAGGTGAACCTTTCCCTGATACTCCAAATTTAGGAGTATTAATGACTAACTGTGAGTTACTTCCTATGGCTGATCCTGAATTTGAACCAGGTCCACCTTCATCTGATTCTATTGAACTTGCACGTGTTGTTGATCGTGGAATTCGTGAAAGTGAAATGGTTAAATTAGATGAATTATGTGTTGAAGAAGGAAAACATGTTTGGATTCTTTTTATTGATATTCATGTTATTGATAATTGTGGAAATCTTTTTGATTGTGCTAACCTTGCTGTTAATGCAGCACTTAAAACATGTAAATTACCTAAAGCAACAATTGTTGATGATGAAGTTGTTTTAGATGAAGAGAATACTGTTTCTGTTCCTTTAAATCATAATGTAGCTTTATCTACCTTTGTAAAAATTGGAGATAAAATGCTTATTGATCCTTCACTTGATGAAGAAAAAGTTTTATCTGCAAGATTATCTGTTGGTATTACTGAATCAGGTAGTATTTGTTCAATGCAAAAAGGTGGAGATAAACCATTAACAAAAGAAGAAATATTTTCTTCTGTAAAAATTGCTTTAAATAAAAATAAAGAGATTTTATCAAATTTAAATTAGATTTTACTAAGAATATATTTATTTAATTTAATATTTTTATTGTTAAATTTAATTTATATATGATTTTTACTATTAAGATTAAATAATTATTTAAATATTCTATTAATTTTTCTTAATCTATACTTAAAATCTTATTATTTTATTTTTAATAGAATATTATCAATGAAATGTTTTAATAATAATTTTATTTCTTATTTTCTAGTAAAAATCTATTAAAAAACATTAACTTTAAATATTATTAAATTATAAATTAATTATAATAGATAAATTTATGTTATATTTATTTTATATTACAATATTCCTGAATTTTGTCTAAGGATATTTTTTTTATTAAGATTTATATTTTTATTAAGAAAATTATGGGAGTCTTAATTTAAGTATTTAATTTTAATAGTTTTTTACTTAAATTCCATTTATTAATGGATATTTTTTATATTAATTATTTATTGGAGAGAATATAATGGCTAGAACAAAAAAAGTAGGTATCACTGGAAAATATGGTGCAAGGTATGGAAGAAAAGCTAAAAGGTCAGTTAAAGTTATTGAAGAAAACATGAAAAAAAATCATGTTTGCCCACAATGTGACAGACCTGGAGTAAAAAGAATAGCTGCAGGAATCTGGAAATGTAAAAAATGTGGTGCAGTCTTTACTGGTGGAGCTTACACTCCTGAAACCCCAATGGTTAAATCTGCAAAACGTAGTGTTAGTGAAAAAGGGGGAAACTAATTGTATAAATGTCCTAACTGTGGCTATGTAATGGATCATAAAAGTTATGAAGAAAATAAATGTCCAAAATGTAGATACAGAATTTTATTTAAACAAACTCCTGCTGTAAAAAGAACAATTAAAGCAAGATAATTATAAATTATCTACTATTTTTTTTATTTATATAATGTGATAATATGCTTATTTCTACATCTAGAAAACCTGCTCAAAATACCCGTAAATTCTGTAAGAATTTAATGCATGCTACTGGTTCAGAGTATGTTAATAGGGGTAAAAGCAGTATTAGGGATATTCTTTTAAAATCTGCAGTTTTAGGTCATAATTCAACTGCATTTGTTTATGAAATTAAAGGAAATCCAAGTAAAATTACATTTTTTTCTAGAGCAGAAAAAGTTTTATCTATTCTTGTAACAGTAAATACACAAAATACTCGTCTTCATATTAATCCTAAAAATCTTAAGGTTAAATGTGATGTTAAAGAGTTAGAAATTATTGCTGATTTACTTGATGCTGAATTAGATGATAATCCAACAGAAAATTATCTTTATATTCATAGATATACTGATGAAGATGAAGCAGAATATGAAGAAAAAAATTATGTAGATCAAAAAATTGCTGTTATTAATTTTTATAATAAACTTGGAGAAAAAATAGATTTTAAAATTGCGGTTAGGAAGATTTTAGACAATTAATCATTTTTAATTTTATTAATAATTTAAAGTTATTTATTATTGGCTGATTTTATGGAGGATATAAATACAGTTGTAGATTCTATAAATCATAATATTGAGATTAGTTTTGATAGTAGTAAACAAGCTCAAATAATTTATGATGCTGTTTTATTAGAATTTGAAACATCTCCAGATTATAGATCTAGTATGGATATTGAGTTAGATGGAAAATCTATTTTAATTCATATAAATGCTAATGATGCAACAAGTTATAGAGCTTCTATAAACTCTGCAATTAAATGGATTAAATTATCTTTGGAAATTAATAATTTAACTTTAAGTTAATTCTAGAGATATAATAATTAATATTAGGTGATAATATGGATATTCCACAAAATGTACAAGAACAATTAAATCAATTCCAAAATTTACAACAACAAGCTCAAGCTGTAGCTCTTCAAAAACAAAATCTCGATATTCAAGTTAATGAAGCTGAAAGAGCACTTGCAGAACTTGAAAAAACAGATTCAGATACCGAAGTATTTAAATCAGCAGGTAGTTTACTTATTAAAGCAGATCGTGATGAAGTTTATGAAGAAACTAAAGAAAATTTAGAAACTCTTAAAATTAGACAAAAAACTATGGATCGTCAAGAAGAAAGAGTTATGAAAAAACTTCAAGAAATGCAAACTTCTATTCAAAGTGCTATGAAAGGTTTAGGAGTTAACTAATTATATTAATTTTTTATAATTATTTTAAATACTTTTTATTTATATTTATTAAATTAAATTAAGTTTAGATATTTTAATTTTTAATATTTTTAATATTATAAATTAATTTTTATAATTTATTTTTTATTTTTTAAAAACTATGTTGATGATGAATAAATGTCAAAACTAAAAAAATTGTCACAAAGTGATTTAGAAGCAATAACTGAGTTTTTAACAACTACTGCTGAAAATAAATTATCTAAATATGTTACCTCTAAAGAAGTAATAGATCAATGTGTTTTAACTGATATTAGTTATGAAAATGAAGAACTTAATGTTGATTTAGATATTGATGTTGCAGTAGATGCATTATCTAATTTATCTCAAGATAATGTTCAAGAAGTTATTGATGATTCTTATAAAATATTAGATGAATATATTGATGAAAATTTTAGAGAATAATTTCTTATAAATTTTCTTAGTATATTTTTTATTATTAAAATCCTATTTTTATTATTAAATTTCTGTTTTTTCTTGTTTTTAGGTATTTATTGTTTTTTATTGGATTTACTTTCTATTATCTTATATTTATTAAATTTCTGTTTTTTTATTAATTTTGGTTTTTATTGTTTTTTATTATTAAATTTCTGTTTTTTCTTGTTTTTAGGTATTTATTGTTTTTTATTGGATTTACTTTCTATTATCAAAGATATATACTATAAGTAACATAATATAACATAATTAAATTAGGAGGGGGTGTATCATCATGGTGTATAAATTTTCTATTGAGGATACTGAATTTATCAAGGATTTACCTGAGGATTTATTTAATGAGTTATTAAATTATAATGGTGCAATACCTGATGACCTTTATGCTATTTTGAATAAATTTAATCCTGAATGGGGAAAATTAAGATCCGATAGGGAAGATAGTAATTGGACTTTGCTTTCAAGAGTTTATATGCGTCGTGCAAAATATGAAAAATTATTCGAGGAAATAGGAATAGATGCACAATTCCAGAATGTAGTTGATTTTATTATACAATATCCTCAATATAAATGTCTTATAAAATATGTAGATTATGAATTAAATAATGATCCTTATGATCTTGAAAGTACCATAATAGTACCTTTGGATGATTTTTTGGATTTGATTGAGGATCAAGATGTTACTAAAGATGATAAAGTAAGGGAGAAGTATAATATTCCTAAAGATTAAAAAAAGATTGGGGAATATAAGGTGATATATTTTTTTTGGGTGATTGTTTTTGTGTGATTGTGAGGATGGGTTATTATTGGATTTAATGTTGCATGTGTATGATGAGGAGGTTGATCGTAACTGGTTGATTGATGAGAAGAATAGTCAGATGATTTTGTTGACTGGTGCAATGTTAACTTTGCAGGCTACATTATTTAGTAATCTTATTCATCCTTATTCTGATTGGGTATTAAAGGTTTTATTTTTTATTTCAATTGTGTGTTATGTTTGTTCTTTGATTATTTTTATTAAGTCATATATGTTTTCAAATTCTTTTTTGCAGGGACCTTCAGCAAAATATTTGAGGGGTTTATATGATGATGGGAAGTCAGGGGATTATATTTTTTGTAAGCTTTTAAGTTTGATGCCTGAGACGATTTATCATAATAAACGGATTATTAAGGGTAAAACAAAGGATAGTAAGTATGGTTTTGTGCTTCTTATTATTGGTGCTTTGTTTGCTTTGTTTTTTATATTGGTTTTATTATTTTTGTAGTATTTTTTATTTATTGTTTTTTATTGGATTTACTTTCTATTATCTTATATTTATTAAATTTCTGTTTTTTTATTGGATTTTGGTTTTTATTGTTTTTTATTTATTAAATTGTATTTTTTCATTGTATTATCTGTTTATGTCTTTTTTACAATTTTATTTTTGATTTTATATTTAAATTTTTCATGGTTTTTAATTTTTATTTGACTTAAACTTAAACTCTAATTTATATTTTTCAAGTAAAATTAAAAAAATTTAAAGTAAAGTTTATATATTATTAATATAAATATTATAAGTGAGGGTTCATACCTTAGTTTTTTAATCACTTAAAGGGTAGTTTTTAGGGTTAATTATCCTTTTTCATTCTTAACTTTTTTTAGTTTATATATTTTTAAATTTTAGCTTGTATTTTTTTAAAGTATTGCTTAATGTTTTTATTTTTTATTTAGGTTTTGAATATTTATTTTTTCTATTTTAAACTTATTTTATAATAAAATTTATAAACTTATAAGTAGTATAAATTTTATAAATTATATTGATTCTAATTTAATTAAATTTTTTAGGTAGATAAAATGGAAGAAGATAGGAAAATAGCAATTGCAGGATGTACTGGAATGAGTCCAAATGGTTTAGTTGCACGTGCTGCAGTATCAGATATGGCTGTTGATTTTGATGAAGTTATTTCAATTTGTATGGGTTCAGTTGCTGCAGATAATGAACAATTTCTTAAATTTTTAGATGATTTTGATGTTATTGCAATTAATGGTTGTGAAAGTCAATGTGTAAATAAAATTTTAGAAGAAAAAGGTGCTAATGTAATTAAATCAATTGATATTGATGATGTTTTAGAAGGTAGTGGTTATCATCCTAATGATGTTGCAAGACTTGATGAAGAAGGAGAAAAATGTGTAAGTCTTGTTAAGGATGCAATAAAAGATGCTCTTCTTGAATCTAAAAATTAATTAATACTTTTTTTAATTATTATTTTTCTAAGTTTATTATTGTTTTAATAATTTTAAATCTAATTTTCTAAAGTTTTTATCTTTCTATTTTAAAATGATTTTTTTATTTATTCTTTAAAAATTAATTTAGGTTTTATTAATTTTTTTTATTTAAATTTTTATTCTTATTAACTTTTTATTTAATTTTTAGTTAATCCTAAACTTAATAAACTTTATATTAATTAAAATAATATATTATTTTAGGTCAACCTAAAATTATTTTTAATTATTTATTTAAAGGGGTTATTTAAATTAGTAAAATAGATGAATCAAGAGATGAAACTTTATTAGAGAATTCAAATAAGAATTCTAATTCCGATTTAAATGTTCTTCTTATAGGTAATCCTAATGTAGGAAAAAGTCTTACATTTAATAAATTAACAGGTCTTACAGCTACTGTTTCTAATTATCCTGGAACTACTGTTGATATTGATGAAGGTAGTTTTCAGTTTGGAGGAAAACTTGTAGAACTTACAGATCCACCAGGATTATATGATTTAAATACAATCACAGAAGAAGAACGTATTGCTAAACTTCTTTTATTAAGTGGTAATTATGATTTAACATTACATGTTATAGATGCTAAGAATATTGATAAATCAATTGATTTAACACTTCAATTAATTGATGCAAATATTAATGTTATCTTAGTATTAAACATGATTGATGAACTTGAAGATATGGGTGCTACTGTAGATAAAGAAGCTTTAAGTAAAAAACTTGGTATTCCTGTAGTTTTAACTTCAGCTGCTAATGATATTGGATTAGATGAACTTAAAGATACTATTATAAATTATGATTCTATTTATGAAGATATTCAAAAGAAATCTAAAAATCAAATTGTTATTCATTATGGTAATGATATTGAAAAAGCAATTTCTGATGTTGTAGATGAATTAGATTATAATTATAGTTTTATGAATAAACGTTCTGTTGCTATTCTCCTTTTAGAAGGAGATAAGGATATGGCTAATATTATTAATAGACTTGAACCAAATCCTAAAAAAGTTCTAAAACTAGTTAAACAATATTCTAATAAGTTTGATGAACCAATTAAATATCTTACTAAATTAAGATTATCTAAGTATGCAATTTACTTTAAAGATGAATTTACAACTATTAATAAAGTTAAACCACAAGAAAATAATAGTTTTAAAGAAAAATTATCAAGACTTATGATTCATCCATTTTATGGTTTGATTATTTTAATTATTGTCTTGTACTTTGGATTATATCTTTTTGTAGGTGTTTTTGGTGCAGGATATCTTGTTGATTTCTTCCAAGATGTAATATTTGGTGAATGGATTAATCCAGTAATTACAAATATTGTAGTTTCAACTATTCCATGGGTACCTATACAGAATTTATTTATTGGAAGTTATGGTATTGTTACTTTTGGTTTAAGTTATGGTATTGGAATTATCTTCCCAATTGTAAGTCTGTTCTTTATTGTATTTTCAATACTTGAAGATAGTGGTTATCTTCCAAGACTTGCTCTTTTAACAGATACATTATTTAAAAGAATTGGTTTAAGTGGTCGTGCTATTATTCCTATGGTTTTAGCTGTAGGTTGTGGAAGTATGGCTACAATGACTACACGTACTTTAGAAACAAAACGTGAAAGAGTTATTGCAACAATACTTATGGCTTTAACAATTCCTTGCTCTGCTCAACTTGGAGTTATTATGGCATTACTTTCATCTCATCCATTAACACTTTGGATTTGGCTTGGAATTATTATTTTCTACTTTGTTGTAATAGGTCTTATTGCTAAGAAGTTTGTTCCAGGTTCTCAACCAAGTTTCTTCATGGAACTTCCACCATTAAGATTCCCTAAACCTAAACATATACTTAAAAAAACATGGACTAGAGTTGTAATGTATATTAAGGAATTACTTCCTATATTCATACTTATTAGTAT
This window harbors:
- a CDS encoding KEOPS complex subunit Pcc1, which produces MEDINTVVDSINHNIEISFDSSKQAQIIYDAVLLEFETSPDYRSSMDIELDGKSILIHINANDATSYRASINSAIKWIKLSLEINNLTLS
- the rrp42 gene encoding exosome complex protein Rrp42, translated to MYVTPEITKDNIVSLINDDKREDGRALDEYRDIEIETDIIPKAEGSAICKLGRTKVIAGIKPSLGEPFPDTPNLGVLMTNCELLPMADPEFEPGPPSSDSIELARVVDRGIRESEMVKLDELCVEEGKHVWILFIDIHVIDNCGNLFDCANLAVNAALKTCKLPKATIVDDEVVLDEENTVSVPLNHNVALSTFVKIGDKMLIDPSLDEEKVLSARLSVGITESGSICSMQKGGDKPLTKEEIFSSVKIALNKNKEILSNLN
- a CDS encoding Rpo12/RPC10 RNA polymerase subunit family protein — encoded protein: MYKCPNCGYVMDHKSYEENKCPKCRYRILFKQTPAVKRTIKAR
- a CDS encoding putative zinc-binding protein, whose amino-acid sequence is MEEDRKIAIAGCTGMSPNGLVARAAVSDMAVDFDEVISICMGSVAADNEQFLKFLDDFDVIAINGCESQCVNKILEEKGANVIKSIDIDDVLEGSGYHPNDVARLDEEGEKCVSLVKDAIKDALLESKN
- the rrp41 gene encoding exosome complex exonuclease Rrp41, coding for MIFISEDKKLRADGRAYNELRPIKIEVGVLERADGSAYVEVGGNKILASVYGPKETYMKRFLRPDSGVIKVRYNMAPFSVDSRKRPGPDRRSNEISKITADALRPALLLESFPRSMVEVYIEVIAAEGGTRCAGVTAAAVALADAGVPMKDIVAGCAAGKMDDQIVLDLSEVEDKEGQADVPVVIMPRTGEITLLQTDGNLTDEEFEEAINLAIEGCMEVSKVQKEALKNHYVKNLEG
- the rpl37A gene encoding 50S ribosomal protein L37Ae yields the protein MARTKKVGITGKYGARYGRKAKRSVKVIEENMKKNHVCPQCDRPGVKRIAAGIWKCKKCGAVFTGGAYTPETPMVKSAKRSVSEKGGN
- a CDS encoding ribonucleotide-diphosphate reductase subunit beta; this encodes MLISTSRKPAQNTRKFCKNLMHATGSEYVNRGKSSIRDILLKSAVLGHNSTAFVYEIKGNPSKITFFSRAEKVLSILVTVNTQNTRLHINPKNLKVKCDVKELEIIADLLDAELDDNPTENYLYIHRYTDEDEAEYEEKNYVDQKIAVINFYNKLGEKIDFKIAVRKILDN
- the feoB gene encoding ferrous iron transport protein B, translated to MGNPNVGKSLTFNKLTGLTATVSNYPGTTVDIDEGSFQFGGKLVELTDPPGLYDLNTITEEERIAKLLLLSGNYDLTLHVIDAKNIDKSIDLTLQLIDANINVILVLNMIDELEDMGATVDKEALSKKLGIPVVLTSAANDIGLDELKDTIINYDSIYEDIQKKSKNQIVIHYGNDIEKAISDVVDELDYNYSFMNKRSVAILLLEGDKDMANIINRLEPNPKKVLKLVKQYSNKFDEPIKYLTKLRLSKYAIYFKDEFTTINKVKPQENNSFKEKLSRLMIHPFYGLIILIIVLYFGLYLFVGVFGAGYLVDFFQDVIFGEWINPVITNIVVSTIPWVPIQNLFIGSYGIVTFGLSYGIGIIFPIVSLFFIVFSILEDSGYLPRLALLTDTLFKRIGLSGRAIIPMVLAVGCGSMATMTTRTLETKRERVIATILMALTIPCSAQLGVIMALLSSHPLTLWIWLGIIIFYFVVIGLIAKKFVPGSQPSFFMELPPLRFPKPKHILKKTWTRVVMYIKELLPIFILISIVIWALDLVGIFGLLINLLSPIIHAIGLPTSTTSSFILGFFRRDFGAAGILKIKASLTGVQLLVASVTLTLFVPCIAQFIVMIKERGLKMAIGIAGLSIIIAFTTGFILNLLLTSAGVVL
- a CDS encoding prefoldin subunit beta, whose translation is MDIPQNVQEQLNQFQNLQQQAQAVALQKQNLDIQVNEAERALAELEKTDSDTEVFKSAGSLLIKADRDEVYEETKENLETLKIRQKTMDRQEERVMKKLQEMQTSIQSAMKGLGVN
- a CDS encoding DUF3194 domain-containing protein; the protein is MSKLKKLSQSDLEAITEFLTTTAENKLSKYVTSKEVIDQCVLTDISYENEELNVDLDIDVAVDALSNLSQDNVQEVIDDSYKILDEYIDENFRE
- the rrp4 gene encoding exosome complex RNA-binding protein Rrp4, giving the protein MIYVENKDLVIPGEVLAEDDFYSGRGTFREDGKICSSLMGLVSLRNRKVSVIPLKSKYVPKRGDVVIGKITDVKFSMWNVDINSPYSGILPASEVFGRDKKNLNRVFNVGDVLFLRVIDVDEVKKAKLGLKGRGMGKFKGGIIVSIAPTKVPRLIGKKGSMINMIKDKTGCKIVVGQNGLVWVKGEKDMEQITKNVIKMIEREAHTSGLTNRIRDKLYLDIDGEIPEGLDDGEYNFESDDVSSSKDLNIDSSNHRRNSFRNNNRHKRFNNKRFNKKNSYNKKYELEKPRLQNFKEELEQEELEAKMNENKKRNNDFIDNLESIEKSKSKKNFNRKKCGFSILKNDF